The proteins below are encoded in one region of Candidatus Cloacimonadota bacterium:
- a CDS encoding T9SS type A sorting domain-containing protein: protein MSTVPAGYITPTTLGPVNSEDVTTIYGTYTPTAVSATGYWTPASLTIDADTPWVADGDNWVYNQEFVWTEVDYYNYYVTLKVNEGTYTGKANWNVQGPAGSYTVPGGTTGFQVVDETQESVPENAIDGAYQMLTPAPTGYYWEAVELTTGDFLARSKGGRAVINLYAPDMMWMLLEEDQPTYTVYMTTVPAGYITPATLGPVTDPADIYGTYTPTDVSTTGYWTPASLTIDADTEWVADNDNNWVFSQEFVWTETTVYQLTVASTYLGVDEPGYEIIKDEVPTGQFTPWTFESEDQAALYGTYTLENVTGFAWCPQEWIVDASTWAQTKEYAPATIVFDRQQIYTWTVLVLDLNTSSPIEGASIWFDDGVNPPTVVATTIVNGTYTFTCPGDYPGAGTYYVTAAGYNVWDPINVVQTVETMTENLPNSTFYGDWEDGPTPVVLSSFTATLTGQFYVQLSWTSQTETQMMGYRVYRNTSAEQSTSELIDNPMIPATNTSSTQNYTVVDDDVLIGQTYYYWLEAVDYNSSSFHGPVSVTVTGNVPPVLPEVTEMRNAYPNPFKANGSTNIEVSLKAGDTGTLTIYNVQGQLVKTVSLTEGNHMVNWNGRDSRGNACGSGIYFYKLSTQSMNQTKKMVIVK, encoded by the coding sequence ATGAGCACGGTTCCCGCGGGTTACATCACCCCCACCACCCTGGGACCCGTTAACAGCGAAGACGTCACCACCATCTACGGCACCTACACCCCCACTGCTGTGTCAGCCACCGGTTACTGGACCCCCGCGTCCCTGACCATCGACGCTGACACCCCCTGGGTTGCCGACGGCGACAACTGGGTGTACAACCAGGAATTTGTGTGGACCGAAGTTGACTACTACAACTACTATGTAACCCTGAAAGTCAACGAAGGCACCTACACCGGCAAAGCCAACTGGAATGTCCAGGGTCCCGCCGGCAGCTACACCGTCCCGGGCGGCACCACCGGTTTCCAGGTGGTTGACGAAACCCAGGAATCCGTGCCTGAAAACGCCATCGACGGCGCCTATCAGATGCTGACCCCTGCCCCCACAGGTTACTACTGGGAAGCCGTGGAACTCACCACCGGCGATTTCCTTGCCCGTTCCAAAGGCGGCAGAGCGGTTATCAACCTCTATGCTCCGGACATGATGTGGATGCTGCTCGAGGAGGATCAACCCACCTACACCGTGTACATGACCACCGTTCCCGCGGGTTACATCACCCCGGCGACCTTGGGCCCTGTGACCGATCCCGCCGACATCTACGGCACCTACACCCCCACGGATGTTTCAACTACTGGTTATTGGACCCCCGCGTCCCTGACCATCGATGCGGACACCGAATGGGTGGCTGATAACGATAACAACTGGGTTTTCTCCCAGGAATTCGTCTGGACCGAGACAACTGTATATCAGCTGACTGTGGCCTCCACCTATCTTGGCGTGGATGAACCCGGTTACGAGATCATCAAGGATGAAGTTCCCACCGGCCAGTTCACCCCCTGGACATTCGAAAGCGAAGACCAGGCCGCCCTGTACGGCACCTACACCCTCGAAAACGTCACCGGCTTTGCCTGGTGCCCGCAAGAATGGATCGTTGATGCCAGCACCTGGGCCCAGACCAAGGAATACGCCCCCGCCACCATCGTTTTCGACCGCCAGCAGATCTACACCTGGACAGTGCTCGTGCTTGACCTGAACACCAGCTCTCCGATCGAAGGCGCCTCCATCTGGTTCGACGACGGCGTGAATCCTCCCACCGTGGTTGCCACCACCATCGTCAACGGCACCTACACCTTCACCTGCCCCGGAGATTATCCCGGCGCCGGAACCTATTATGTAACCGCTGCCGGTTACAATGTCTGGGATCCGATCAATGTGGTGCAGACAGTGGAGACCATGACCGAGAACCTGCCGAACAGCACCTTCTACGGCGACTGGGAAGACGGCCCCACCCCTGTCGTACTGAGCAGCTTCACCGCCACGCTCACCGGCCAGTTCTACGTGCAGCTTAGCTGGACCAGCCAGACCGAAACCCAGATGATGGGCTATCGCGTCTATCGCAACACCAGCGCCGAGCAGAGCACTTCCGAACTGATCGACAACCCGATGATCCCCGCCACCAACACCAGCAGCACCCAGAACTACACTGTGGTGGACGACGACGTGTTGATCGGCCAAACCTACTACTACTGGCTGGAAGCAGTTGATTACAACAGCAGCAGCTTCCACGGTCCGGTCAGCGTTACCGTCACCGGCAACGTACCGCCCGTGCTTCCTGAAGTGACCGAGATGCGCAATGCCTACCCGAACCCCTTCAAGGCGAACGGCAGCACCAACATCGAAGTCTCCCTGAAAGCCGGCGACACCGGAACCCTCACCATCTACAACGTCCAGGGTCAGCTTGTGAAGACCGTGAGCCTCACCGAAGGCAACCACATGGTCAACTGGAACGGCAGAGACAGCAGAGGCAATGCCTGCGGCAGCGGCATCTACTTCTACAAACTCTCCACCCAGAGCATGAACCAGACCAAGAAGATGGTCATCGTCAAATAA